The Altererythrobacter sp. Root672 genome includes a window with the following:
- a CDS encoding Lrp/AsnC family transcriptional regulator: protein MQSLDRTDRKILKVLAENARAPVSQIAQQVNLSQPACSRRLHMLEEGGVITRYEAELDLQRLGFRITALVDIQLRSQSEGDMAAFEAAVADHPQIVECMLVSGEQDYRLKVIARDLEDYEQIHRTGLARLPGVMRIASSFALRIVSRRHPVDAVVDAA, encoded by the coding sequence ATGCAATCGCTTGATCGCACAGATCGCAAAATTCTGAAGGTGCTGGCGGAAAACGCCCGCGCTCCCGTGTCGCAGATAGCGCAGCAAGTGAACCTGTCGCAGCCGGCATGCAGTCGACGCCTCCACATGCTGGAGGAAGGCGGGGTGATCACGCGGTACGAGGCCGAGCTCGACCTCCAGCGACTCGGCTTCCGGATCACCGCGCTGGTTGACATTCAGCTTCGATCCCAGAGTGAGGGCGACATGGCCGCGTTCGAGGCGGCAGTCGCCGATCATCCGCAGATCGTCGAATGCATGCTTGTTTCTGGCGAACAGGACTACCGCCTGAAAGTGATCGCCCGCGATCTGGAGGACTATGAGCAAATCCACCGGACGGGGCTGGCCCGCCTGCCTGGAGTGATGCGCATAGCGTCCAGCTTCGCGCTGCGGATCGTATCCCGCCGGCATCCTGTGGATGCCGTCGTCGACGCCGCCTGA
- a CDS encoding APC family permease, whose product MNDNSTGSLRKNAVGTSHIVFFVVAAAAPLTAVVGASPAAFAFGNGAGVPGAFLIAGIVYALFGAAFTAMSRHCGSAGGFYGYIARGLGKPGSVAGAFVAMAAYSAIQVAIYALFGLVAGQRLEDLGLNLPWWAISLVAIGAAHLCGRKGIEFSGVLLGVLMALEVLILLVLDIAILLSADLPEGISFAGFSPSVLLGPGLGAALVFVVASYVGFEATTIFSEEARDAERTVPRATFIAVALITLLYAFSTWTMTLQHGPSQIQAAAAADTANLYFTAAQNRLGNAPTLAMELLLLTSLFASVLAFHNTITRYLFALARDRLLPVWLGEVDPRHGAPAAAGKAQSVSAAALVMAFGIAGMDPYTVVFSWLSAFATIGILVVQLLVAIAAWRFFLEDDRGVGLFRRAVAPLLSALGLGIWLVLVCSNLQLLSGSESRVILAFPFIIAVIGLAGVMTAASMRRKRPDDYARLGELLGKIV is encoded by the coding sequence ATGAACGATAATTCGACTGGCTCGCTCAGAAAGAACGCCGTCGGAACGTCTCACATCGTGTTCTTTGTCGTTGCCGCCGCGGCGCCGTTGACGGCGGTCGTCGGCGCATCGCCGGCCGCCTTCGCGTTTGGCAACGGTGCAGGGGTACCCGGCGCTTTCCTGATTGCGGGAATTGTCTACGCCCTGTTCGGAGCGGCCTTCACCGCCATGTCGCGGCATTGCGGCTCGGCGGGCGGGTTCTACGGCTATATTGCCCGCGGCCTTGGCAAGCCTGGCAGCGTTGCCGGCGCATTCGTGGCGATGGCAGCCTACTCGGCAATCCAGGTTGCGATCTATGCGCTGTTCGGCCTCGTCGCCGGTCAGCGGCTGGAGGATCTTGGCCTCAACCTTCCCTGGTGGGCCATCTCGCTTGTCGCCATTGGCGCAGCACATTTGTGCGGCCGCAAGGGCATCGAGTTCAGTGGTGTGCTCCTGGGTGTGCTGATGGCGCTTGAGGTGCTGATCCTGCTGGTGCTCGATATCGCCATTCTCCTAAGCGCCGACCTGCCCGAAGGCATCAGCTTTGCCGGGTTCTCGCCTTCCGTCCTTCTGGGCCCCGGTCTGGGCGCGGCGCTGGTGTTCGTGGTTGCTTCGTACGTCGGATTTGAAGCGACCACTATCTTCAGCGAGGAAGCACGGGACGCCGAACGTACGGTACCGCGCGCCACGTTCATTGCCGTGGCGCTGATTACGCTGCTTTACGCCTTCTCCACTTGGACGATGACACTCCAGCACGGGCCGAGCCAGATACAGGCGGCAGCGGCCGCCGATACGGCCAATCTCTACTTCACCGCAGCGCAGAACCGGCTTGGCAACGCGCCAACGCTGGCGATGGAACTGCTGCTCCTGACCAGTCTCTTTGCTTCTGTTCTGGCCTTTCACAACACGATCACGCGCTACCTGTTCGCGCTTGCCCGCGACCGGCTCCTGCCCGTGTGGCTCGGTGAGGTCGATCCCCGCCACGGCGCTCCGGCAGCAGCAGGCAAAGCGCAGTCGGTGAGCGCGGCGGCACTGGTGATGGCCTTCGGTATCGCGGGGATGGATCCCTACACCGTGGTCTTTTCCTGGCTCAGCGCCTTCGCCACTATCGGCATCCTTGTGGTGCAGCTGCTGGTCGCAATCGCGGCCTGGCGGTTCTTCCTGGAGGATGATCGCGGCGTCGGACTGTTCCGGCGCGCCGTGGCCCCGCTCCTGAGCGCGCTCGGTCTGGGCATCTGGCTGGTCCTCGTGTGCTCCAATCTGCAGCTGCTAAGCGGCTCGGAATCGAGGGTGATCCTCGCATTCCCGTTCATCATCGCGGTGATCGGTCTGGCGGGGGTGATGACGGCAGCAAGCATGCGGCGGAAGCGGCCGGACGACTATGCGCGCCTCGGCGAACTGCTCGGGAAGATCGTCTAG
- a CDS encoding FAD-dependent oxidoreductase, with protein sequence MGAAAGLEQVVGNAADIPVWREIGETPHPATDRDHATVAIVGGGPVGLSMALELGRRGHRVVVLNRLDFISAGSKAICFAKRTLDIFDRLGVGDGIVDKGVIWNVGKVFRGDRDEPVYQFDMLPVKQQKRPGFINIQQYHVEEQLYDASAGMDTIDLRFGHEVISLETGESGVSLTVRTSGDEYRIDADWVIACDGSRSPVRSMLGLDFDGRIFEDNFLIADVKMEGERPPERWFWFDPPFNPGQSALMHKQPDNVWRLDFQLGWDIDREAAVTPENVERYVRAMLGPEVEFEREWYSLYTFQCRRMEHFLHGRVIFAGDSAHLVSPFGARGCNGGIADIDNLGWKLDLVLRGEAPEWLLETYDYEAVVTADENIRHSTRSTDFMTPKSAASRALRDAVLELARDHPFARPFVNSGRLSTAVSYPSSPLNTPDVDTWERGVPPGSPALDAPLDGGWLLDRLGDRFVLLANCWTDPVPTGVELLDVADYFSARPLLADRYGLTEGAAYLVRPDQYVAARWLSPTPDRVSQALRRATGLQP encoded by the coding sequence GTGGGCGCAGCTGCAGGGCTAGAGCAGGTCGTGGGAAACGCGGCGGACATTCCGGTCTGGCGGGAAATCGGTGAAACGCCGCACCCCGCCACCGACCGGGATCATGCGACCGTGGCGATCGTCGGCGGCGGCCCTGTGGGCCTCTCGATGGCGCTCGAGCTCGGCCGGCGCGGCCACCGCGTCGTGGTGCTCAATCGCCTCGATTTCATCTCGGCCGGCTCAAAGGCGATCTGTTTCGCCAAACGGACCCTCGACATCTTCGACCGGCTCGGGGTCGGCGATGGAATTGTCGACAAAGGCGTCATCTGGAACGTCGGCAAGGTCTTCCGGGGCGACCGGGACGAGCCCGTCTACCAGTTCGACATGCTGCCGGTGAAACAGCAGAAGCGCCCGGGTTTCATCAATATCCAGCAGTATCACGTCGAGGAGCAGCTCTACGACGCATCCGCCGGGATGGACACCATCGACCTGCGCTTCGGCCACGAGGTGATCTCGCTCGAGACCGGTGAGTCCGGTGTCAGCCTCACCGTGCGGACATCTGGGGACGAATATCGCATCGATGCTGACTGGGTGATCGCCTGCGACGGTAGCCGGTCGCCGGTACGCTCGATGCTGGGTCTCGATTTCGACGGCCGCATTTTCGAGGACAATTTCCTCATTGCCGACGTGAAGATGGAAGGCGAACGCCCGCCCGAACGCTGGTTCTGGTTCGATCCGCCCTTCAATCCCGGTCAATCCGCACTGATGCACAAGCAGCCGGACAATGTGTGGCGTCTCGACTTCCAGCTCGGCTGGGACATCGATCGCGAGGCCGCAGTGACGCCCGAGAATGTCGAGCGCTACGTCCGGGCCATGCTCGGCCCCGAGGTCGAGTTCGAGCGCGAATGGTACAGCCTCTACACGTTCCAGTGTCGCCGGATGGAGCATTTCCTCCACGGCCGGGTGATCTTCGCCGGAGACAGCGCCCATCTGGTCTCGCCCTTCGGCGCCCGGGGTTGCAACGGCGGGATAGCCGACATCGACAACCTCGGCTGGAAGCTGGACCTCGTTCTTCGTGGTGAAGCGCCCGAATGGCTCCTCGAAACCTATGACTACGAAGCTGTCGTGACAGCCGACGAGAATATCCGCCATTCCACGCGCTCGACCGATTTCATGACGCCCAAGTCGGCAGCGAGCCGGGCCTTGCGCGACGCCGTGCTCGAGCTCGCCCGGGACCACCCTTTCGCCCGGCCGTTTGTCAATTCCGGCCGGCTGTCGACCGCGGTCAGCTACCCCTCGAGTCCGCTCAATACGCCCGATGTCGATACGTGGGAGCGTGGCGTTCCACCGGGAAGCCCAGCGCTGGACGCCCCGCTCGATGGCGGCTGGCTGCTCGACCGGCTTGGCGACAGGTTTGTCCTTCTCGCAAACTGCTGGACCGACCCGGTGCCGACGGGTGTCGAGCTACTCGATGTTGCCGATTATTTCTCCGCGCGCCCACTTCTGGCTGACCGTTACGGCCTCACCGAAGGCGCCGCCTATCTTGTCCGGCCCGACCAGTATGTGGCCGCCCGATGGCTCAGCCCGACGCCGGACAGGGTCTCGCAGGCGCTGCGACGGGCGACGGGATTGCAGCCATGA
- the ald gene encoding alanine dehydrogenase: MRIGVPKEIKVHEYRVGLTPGSVREFVGRGHEVVVETTAGSGIGASDKDYRAAGATIGSVEDAFAAEMVVKVKEPQPLEWSRLREGQILFTYLHLASDQPQTDGLLASGVSAIAYETITDAAGGLPLLSPMSEVAGRLSIQAAASSLERHSGGEGLLLGGVPGVPPGRVVVLGGGVVGTQAAKVAVGIGAEVTILDTSLRRLRELDDLFGGRVRTRYSNADALEEEAARADALIGAVLVPGASAPRLVTRQLLRKMKPGSVFVDVAIDQGGCSETSRATTHAEPTYVEEGVVHYCVANMPGAVPRTSTAALNNATMPIGLALADRGLGALENPHIAAGLNVHLGLLTNRPVAASLGMEWSAFSPTSAA; the protein is encoded by the coding sequence ATGCGCATCGGTGTACCGAAGGAAATCAAGGTTCATGAGTATCGGGTCGGGCTGACCCCGGGCAGCGTCCGGGAGTTTGTCGGGCGCGGCCACGAGGTTGTCGTGGAGACCACTGCGGGAAGCGGCATCGGCGCTTCCGACAAGGACTATCGTGCGGCCGGAGCGACGATAGGATCCGTGGAGGACGCCTTTGCCGCCGAAATGGTGGTCAAGGTGAAGGAGCCCCAGCCGCTCGAATGGTCGCGGCTGCGCGAGGGGCAGATCCTCTTTACCTACCTCCATCTCGCTTCGGATCAGCCGCAGACCGACGGGCTGCTGGCAAGCGGCGTGAGCGCCATTGCCTACGAGACGATCACCGATGCCGCGGGTGGACTTCCACTGCTTTCGCCCATGAGCGAAGTGGCGGGCCGCCTCTCCATCCAGGCAGCAGCTTCCTCGCTTGAAAGGCACAGCGGCGGCGAAGGACTGCTGCTTGGCGGGGTACCCGGGGTTCCGCCCGGTCGTGTCGTTGTGCTGGGCGGCGGTGTCGTGGGCACTCAGGCGGCGAAGGTAGCCGTCGGGATTGGCGCCGAGGTGACCATCCTCGACACGTCACTCCGGCGCCTGCGCGAGCTCGACGACCTGTTCGGTGGACGCGTTCGAACCCGATACTCAAACGCGGATGCTCTGGAGGAAGAGGCCGCCAGGGCTGACGCGCTGATCGGCGCGGTGCTGGTGCCAGGTGCGAGCGCGCCGAGGCTCGTAACGCGCCAGCTGCTGAGAAAAATGAAGCCCGGTTCAGTCTTCGTCGATGTGGCGATCGATCAGGGCGGCTGCTCTGAAACCTCGCGAGCTACGACCCATGCCGAACCCACCTATGTCGAGGAAGGCGTCGTCCACTACTGCGTTGCCAACATGCCGGGCGCGGTCCCGCGGACTTCCACTGCAGCGCTCAACAACGCCACTATGCCGATCGGCCTGGCTCTGGCGGACAGAGGTCTGGGGGCGCTTGAGAACCCGCACATTGCCGCAGGTCTCAATGTCCATCTTGGGCTGCTGACCAACCGCCCGGTGGCGGCAAGTCTGGGCATGGAGTGGAGCGCCTTTTCTCCAACTTCTGCAGCGTGA
- a CDS encoding aminotransferase class III-fold pyridoxal phosphate-dependent enzyme — protein MTEHKSSNALLDRADDNLLKAANARYQWHPMVHPKRLEQDPPLIITRGRGAVVEDIDGRSYVDGVAGLWCVNVGHGRAEVIEAIQQQLSQIAYYSPFDGTATPPSILLSRKLIEMTAQEDMARVLFSQGGSDAVETAMKLSRQYWRLKGQPQRVKFFSLKNAYHGTHLGGVSMNGIPSFRANYEPLLSNCFQVECPWIYRNPWTDDPEELGRICAEALAREIEFQGPDTVAAFFAEPIQGAGGVIVPPANYWPLIREVCDRYGILLVADEVVTGFGRSGAMFGSRGWGVKPDIMCVAKGLSSGYIPLGATIFNRRVASAWDDDASFTGAIMHGYTYTGHPLGCAAALACLDIVERDDLPGRAASTGARLLEGLKPLEQTAAVVGNVRGKGLMIAIDLVTDKTTREPINPEEGLAYRLADAARARGAIVRPVGTKLILSPPLVISEAEVDVIIEALNGAFETIS, from the coding sequence ATGACCGAACACAAATCCTCGAATGCCCTTCTGGATCGCGCAGATGACAATCTGCTGAAAGCCGCCAACGCCCGGTACCAGTGGCACCCCATGGTCCATCCGAAACGGCTGGAGCAGGATCCGCCCCTGATCATCACCAGAGGTCGCGGGGCGGTTGTCGAGGATATCGATGGCAGGAGCTACGTGGACGGCGTTGCCGGCCTGTGGTGCGTCAACGTCGGGCACGGCCGGGCCGAGGTAATCGAAGCGATACAGCAGCAGCTTTCGCAGATCGCCTACTACTCGCCGTTCGACGGCACAGCGACACCGCCCTCGATCCTTCTTTCGCGCAAGCTGATCGAGATGACCGCGCAGGAAGACATGGCCCGCGTGCTGTTCTCGCAGGGCGGGTCCGATGCCGTCGAAACCGCGATGAAGCTGTCGCGGCAGTACTGGCGTCTCAAGGGACAGCCGCAGCGGGTCAAATTCTTCTCGCTCAAGAATGCCTACCACGGCACTCACCTGGGCGGGGTCTCGATGAACGGCATTCCCTCGTTCCGGGCCAACTACGAGCCGCTGCTTTCGAACTGTTTCCAGGTCGAGTGCCCGTGGATCTACCGCAACCCGTGGACCGACGACCCGGAGGAGCTTGGCCGGATCTGCGCTGAAGCGCTTGCGCGCGAGATCGAGTTCCAAGGGCCCGACACGGTCGCGGCCTTCTTTGCCGAACCGATCCAGGGTGCGGGGGGAGTTATCGTGCCGCCGGCCAACTACTGGCCGCTGATCCGCGAGGTTTGCGATCGCTACGGCATTCTGCTTGTCGCTGACGAGGTGGTAACCGGCTTCGGCCGCTCGGGTGCGATGTTCGGCTCGCGAGGCTGGGGCGTCAAACCCGACATCATGTGCGTCGCGAAGGGGCTGAGCTCGGGCTACATCCCGCTCGGCGCTACGATCTTCAACCGGCGGGTCGCCTCGGCGTGGGATGACGACGCGAGCTTCACCGGCGCGATCATGCACGGCTACACCTATACCGGCCACCCGCTTGGCTGCGCCGCCGCCCTGGCGTGTCTCGATATCGTCGAGCGCGACGACCTTCCCGGCCGCGCTGCCAGCACTGGTGCGCGGCTTCTCGAAGGGCTGAAACCGCTCGAGCAGACCGCTGCCGTGGTTGGCAACGTTCGCGGCAAGGGATTGATGATCGCGATCGACTTGGTCACCGACAAGACCACTCGCGAGCCGATCAATCCGGAAGAGGGCCTCGCCTACAGGCTGGCCGACGCGGCCCGTGCGCGAGGCGCGATTGTACGCCCTGTCGGAACCAAGCTCATCCTCTCTCCGCCGCTCGTGATCTCCGAGGCGGAGGTGGACGTGATTATCGAAGCGCTCAATGGCGCCTTCGAGACGATCTCATGA
- a CDS encoding TonB-dependent receptor, with product MRISRKSQKRLLISAAALAVVASPVAGHAQDASSAEERDSEQGGDIVVTATLRDQNLSKVPVSVAAFSQEKLDEQGVRRVDDIAAKTPGVTLTRGDGRNASAATISIRGIASTAGSATTGIYIDDTPIQVRSIGFSAFTPFPAVFDLERVEVLRGPQGTLFGAGSEGGTVRFITPRPDLNEVQAYGRAELATTKSGDESYEIGAAFSVPLINDKLAFRASGYYRRDGGFIDRVDFDRTTREPTNLLDKNANSQDTLVLQSSLAFAPTETLTITPSVFYQKVTNDESNAFWEVLSDPDSSEYRTGGAVPNTNRDRFVLPALKIELELGAVSLVSNTSYFDRSQSAVNDYTAFEAGIWAGNPFYPAGIEARALQSNEQQNFTQELRLQSSDADARFNWVVGMFYSHNKQRAAQFVENEYLDDPVLLGNPVFPGGPTLFDIIFGGVPLVDGRYTFVLDDMEAVDEQIAGFAQADFKVTDKLTVTAGLRVADTRFTADAHFYGPVVGPEVNDSGKQKETPVTPKLGVSYQADDNNMLYASAAKGYRVGGYNPAVGLPCGVTAGPDPLPGTALGGLGLTNRPAFFDSDSVWSYEVGSKNRLFGRHLQVDASAFYIDWSNIQQTVALAQCGFTFVENLGSATSKGFDVALTANVTDDFALGASIGYTKAEFNETVYGGPSRAPGVRPIVTEGDDIPLNPWTIYLNGQYGYDIADKRGYTRFDFQHLSRQTALVPGTNPANGGTDPTIPGRPSSTTLSLRTGIELETFDVSLFVNNVFNANPQLTRARTPGPPGPNSLYTDTTLRPRTFGITVIGRY from the coding sequence ATGCGCATATCCAGAAAAAGTCAGAAGCGACTGTTGATTTCGGCTGCCGCACTGGCGGTTGTGGCTAGCCCGGTAGCGGGTCACGCCCAGGACGCGTCATCCGCGGAGGAGCGTGACAGCGAACAGGGCGGCGACATCGTGGTAACGGCAACGCTGAGGGACCAGAACCTGTCAAAGGTTCCGGTGAGCGTGGCGGCGTTCTCGCAGGAGAAACTGGACGAGCAGGGTGTGCGTCGGGTGGACGATATTGCCGCAAAGACGCCCGGTGTAACGCTCACCAGAGGCGACGGCCGGAATGCCTCGGCCGCGACGATCTCGATCCGCGGTATTGCCTCGACCGCGGGTTCCGCGACCACCGGCATCTATATCGACGACACGCCAATCCAGGTCCGTTCGATCGGCTTTTCGGCGTTCACTCCCTTTCCTGCGGTGTTCGATCTCGAGCGGGTCGAGGTGCTGCGCGGACCACAGGGCACCCTGTTCGGCGCGGGCTCCGAAGGCGGGACCGTGCGCTTCATCACTCCTCGCCCCGACCTCAACGAGGTGCAGGCCTATGGCCGTGCCGAGCTCGCAACGACCAAGAGCGGCGACGAAAGCTACGAAATCGGCGCGGCGTTCAGCGTGCCCCTGATCAACGACAAACTCGCGTTCAGGGCGAGCGGCTACTACCGGCGGGACGGCGGCTTCATCGACCGGGTGGACTTTGACCGGACCACGCGTGAGCCGACGAACCTCCTCGACAAGAATGCCAATTCGCAGGACACGCTCGTGCTCCAGAGCTCGCTGGCATTTGCTCCAACCGAAACGCTGACCATCACGCCCTCGGTTTTCTACCAGAAGGTCACCAACGACGAGAGCAACGCCTTCTGGGAAGTGCTCTCGGATCCCGATAGCAGCGAGTACCGAACTGGAGGCGCCGTTCCGAACACAAACCGTGACCGGTTCGTCCTGCCGGCGCTGAAGATCGAGCTAGAGCTTGGCGCCGTCAGCCTCGTCTCGAATACCTCGTACTTCGATCGCAGCCAGAGCGCGGTGAACGACTACACGGCATTCGAAGCGGGGATCTGGGCCGGAAACCCGTTCTATCCAGCCGGCATCGAGGCTCGTGCGCTTCAGTCCAACGAGCAGCAGAACTTCACCCAGGAGCTGCGACTGCAGTCGTCCGATGCCGACGCCCGCTTCAACTGGGTCGTCGGGATGTTCTACTCCCATAACAAGCAGCGGGCCGCGCAGTTCGTCGAGAACGAGTATCTTGATGACCCCGTGCTTCTCGGCAATCCGGTCTTCCCGGGCGGGCCGACGCTCTTCGACATCATCTTCGGCGGGGTGCCTCTGGTTGACGGGCGCTACACGTTCGTTCTCGACGACATGGAGGCGGTCGACGAACAGATCGCCGGCTTCGCCCAGGCCGACTTTAAGGTCACCGACAAGCTTACCGTGACGGCGGGCCTTCGTGTCGCCGACACCCGCTTCACCGCAGATGCGCACTTCTATGGTCCCGTTGTAGGTCCGGAAGTGAACGACTCCGGCAAACAGAAGGAAACGCCCGTTACGCCCAAGCTCGGCGTGTCCTACCAGGCCGACGACAACAACATGCTCTACGCCTCGGCGGCCAAGGGCTACCGGGTTGGCGGCTACAATCCCGCGGTCGGACTGCCCTGCGGCGTCACGGCGGGGCCCGATCCCCTTCCGGGCACTGCGCTTGGAGGGCTGGGCCTGACCAATCGCCCGGCCTTCTTCGATTCCGACAGCGTGTGGAGCTATGAGGTCGGCTCGAAGAACCGGCTGTTCGGCCGGCACCTGCAGGTTGACGCGAGCGCGTTCTACATCGACTGGAGCAACATCCAGCAGACGGTCGCACTGGCCCAGTGCGGTTTCACTTTCGTCGAGAACCTTGGGTCAGCCACCAGCAAGGGCTTCGACGTGGCGTTGACGGCCAATGTCACCGACGACTTCGCGCTCGGCGCCTCGATTGGCTACACCAAGGCGGAGTTCAACGAGACTGTCTATGGCGGTCCATCGCGTGCGCCGGGTGTGCGACCGATCGTGACCGAGGGCGACGATATTCCGCTCAACCCCTGGACGATCTATCTTAACGGTCAGTACGGCTACGACATTGCTGACAAGCGCGGTTACACCCGCTTCGATTTCCAGCATCTCAGCCGTCAGACCGCACTCGTACCGGGGACAAACCCTGCAAACGGCGGGACCGATCCGACCATCCCTGGACGGCCGTCAAGCACGACCCTCTCGCTGCGGACAGGCATCGAACTCGAAACCTTCGACGTCTCGCTGTTCGTCAACAACGTCTTCAACGCCAACCCGCAGCTCACGCGGGCGCGCACTCCGGGACCGCCGGGACCGAACTCGCTCTACACCGACACGACCCTGCGTCCGCGGACGTTCGGCATCACCGTGATCGGCCGCTACTGA
- a CDS encoding DUF2783 domain-containing protein — protein sequence MSRLIVEPNLDQVDDVYQWLVDAHAGRNETDSMRLNARLVLLLANHIGDPQVVREAIVSAASIREEGTSKCT from the coding sequence ATGAGCCGGCTCATCGTCGAACCCAATCTCGATCAGGTTGATGACGTCTATCAGTGGCTGGTGGACGCTCACGCGGGCCGGAACGAAACCGACTCCATGCGGCTCAATGCACGCCTCGTCCTTCTGCTCGCCAACCACATCGGCGATCCGCAGGTGGTGCGCGAGGCAATCGTGAGTGCCGCCTCGATCCGCGAAGAAGGGACATCGAAATGTACATGA
- a CDS encoding MBL fold metallo-hydrolase — MTRPFASSADLAPKTETLEVLADGVFALTAEGDPNVGAIEGEDFLVCIEARATPASARDWLRQLREHTNKPVRYLVLTHYHAVRVLGASAFAAQDIITSETTRKLIEERGSQDWDSEYGRMPRLFKEPKGIPGLTWPTITFEDSYSIELGGNRGTVELRFCGRGHTAGDIVVWHEKSGTLFTGDLVEAEAALYTGDAFHFDWQSDTLDRVKEFRSQNLVGGRGAVARGVGATDAAIEQTREFLNGMIEHVGAVHRRGGTLKEAFEATHAALAPKFGRWPIFEHCLPFNVQRLWDEFDGIDWPRIWTMERDREVWAQLQG; from the coding sequence ATGACCAGACCCTTTGCCTCCTCCGCCGACCTGGCGCCCAAGACCGAAACGCTGGAGGTGCTCGCCGATGGCGTGTTTGCGCTCACGGCAGAAGGTGATCCCAACGTCGGGGCTATCGAAGGCGAGGACTTTCTCGTCTGCATCGAGGCGAGGGCCACCCCCGCATCGGCCCGCGACTGGCTGAGGCAGCTTCGCGAGCATACGAACAAGCCCGTGCGCTACCTCGTGCTCACGCACTATCACGCCGTGCGCGTGCTCGGAGCTAGCGCCTTTGCTGCCCAGGACATCATCACCAGCGAAACAACCCGCAAGCTGATCGAGGAGCGCGGCTCGCAGGACTGGGACAGCGAGTACGGGCGGATGCCCCGCCTGTTCAAGGAGCCGAAGGGCATACCCGGCCTGACCTGGCCCACCATCACGTTCGAGGACAGCTACAGCATCGAGCTCGGCGGAAATCGCGGCACGGTGGAACTGCGTTTCTGCGGCAGGGGGCACACGGCCGGCGACATTGTCGTCTGGCACGAGAAGTCCGGCACGCTCTTCACCGGGGACCTGGTGGAGGCTGAGGCCGCGCTCTACACCGGTGACGCGTTCCACTTCGACTGGCAGAGCGACACGCTCGACCGGGTGAAGGAGTTTCGCTCGCAGAACCTCGTCGGTGGCCGTGGGGCAGTCGCGAGAGGCGTCGGGGCCACCGACGCCGCCATCGAGCAGACGCGGGAATTCCTCAACGGAATGATCGAGCATGTCGGCGCGGTCCATCGGCGCGGCGGTACGCTCAAGGAAGCGTTCGAGGCCACCCACGCCGCACTCGCTCCCAAGTTCGGTCGCTGGCCGATCTTCGAGCACTGCCTGCCCTTTAACGTCCAGCGCCTCTGGGACGAGTTCGACGGCATCGACTGGCCGCGGATCTGGACCATGGAACGGGACCGCGAAGTGTGGGCGCAGCTGCAGGGCTAG